ATGCCGAGCCGCCGGTTGGTGGTCTTGCGGGCCATCACCTCGCCGTCCGGGACGCTGATCACCACCCGGACCCCCACCTCGGTCAGGTCGACCACCTCGGCGACGGCCTGGCCGATCATCCGCCGGGGCGTGTCGTTGATGGCCGGCCCACCGACGGCGAGGCCGAGCCCGGGGCGGGTGACGGTGCCGACGCCCGGGCCACCGGCCAGGTCCAGGCCGGGGCGGGGCCGCCAGCCGACGGTGGCGGTGAGGTGGGCGCCGTGGGTGACGTCCGGGTCGTCCCCGGCGTCCTTGACCACCACCGCCTCTGCCGTCGGCCCGGGCCGGGCGGTCAGGTCGCAGCGGGCCACCGGGAAGGTCACCCGCCGGCCGGCGGGCAGCCCGATCTCCACCTCCCGCTGGGGCACCCCGGTGAGCAGCGCGGTCACCGCGGCCTTCGCCGCCGCCGTCGCGCACGCGCCGGTGGTCCAGCCGGTACGCAGCGCGACCGGCCGGACCTTCGCGGTACGCGGCAGGTCCGGCTCCCGCAGCGGCGGCTCGGGGTACGTCACGGTGCCGCGTCCTCCGCGGCGGCACGGGACCGGCGCAGCTCGGCGCGGGCGGTCGGCTCGGCCCGGCGGAAGGTGTGGAAGTGCCCGGGGTGGTAGAGGTGGGAGCGGGTGCCGCTGGCGGCGAGCGCCGGTCCGACCAGGAACAGGGTGTGCTTCCACAGCCGGTGTTCCTTGACGGTGGCCGCCAGGTCGCCGAGCGCGCACCGCACCACCAGCTCGTCCGGCCAGGTCGCCTGGTAGGCCACCACGACCGGGGTGTCGGCCGGGTAGCCCCCGGCCAGCAGTTCCGTCTGGGCCTGCCCGGCACGGGCGGCGGAGAGGAACAGCGCCATGGTGGTGCCGTGCCGGGCGAAGTCGCGGACCCGCTCCCCCGCCGGCATCGGCGTCTTGCCCCCCTCCAGCCGGGTGAGGATCACCGACTGGGCCACCTCGGGGATGGTCAGCTCCCGGCCGACGATCGCGGCGACGGCGGTGAACGAGGAGACTCCGGGGACGATCTCCACGGCCAGGTCGAGGGCGAGGCACAGGTCGAGCTGTTCCTGCACGGCACCCCAGAGCGCCGGGTCGCCGGAGTGGATCCGGGCCACGGTGAGCCGGTCGGCGGCGGCCCGCCGGTACAGCGGCAGCACCCCCTCGATCGGCAGCTGCGACGAGTCGACGATCTCGGCGTCGGGGCGGGCGTGGGCCAGCACGTCGGCGTGCACCAGGCTGGCCGCCCAGACCACCACGTCGGCGGCGGCGATCACCCGGGCGGCGCGCAGGGTGAGCAGGTCGGCGGCGCCGGGCCCGGCCCCCACGAACCACACTTTTCCGGTGGGCGTCACAGTTTTCCTCCCCGCCCGTCCCGGCGGGCCGGGACCAGCAGCGTCGACAGGTACGGCAGGTCGCCGTCGGCCGGCCCGACCGGTCCGACCCACTCGTCGGGCAGGCCGAGGCCCCGACCGAGCACCGCGTCGTCGAGCCGGTCGTGCCGGCGCAGCTCGTCGACGAGTTCCCGGTGCCGACGCCAGCCCTTGTAGACCACGACGGTGCCCGGACCGGCGAGGGCGTCGGTGACCAGCTCCGGGCCGGCGGTGGCGGGCAGCAGGGTCAGCGGCTCCCGCCCCTGGCAGAGCGGGACGCCGCTGCGGGCGGCCAGCTCCTGCATGGCGGTGACGCCCGGCACGGTCCGCACCCGTACCGCCGGCTGCAGGGCGCGGACGCCGTCGGCCAGGTACGTGAAGGTGGAGTAGACGTTGGGGTCGCCGATGGTGGCGAAGGCGACCGACCGGGCGCCCGCGTCGATCGCGTCGACGACGGCGCGGGCGGCCGCGTCCCAGGCGGCCTCCCGGCGCGCGGTCACCCCGCCCCGGTCGTCGAGGGCGAACGGCAGCCGGCGCAGCCGGTCCGCCGGCACGTGCGCGCGGACCGTCGTCTCGGCCCGGCCGGGGGGCGTGGCCGGGTCCGCCGCCAGCCGGTCCAGCACCGGTACGACCACCAGGTCGGCCTCGGCCAGCACCCGCACCGCCCGGAGGGTGAGCAGTTCCGGGTCACCCGGCCCGACCCCCACCCCGGTCAGCGTGGCGGGCGGCGGCGCGCTCCCCACAGCGGCGGCTTCAGCGGGCGTGCTCCCCGCACCGGCCACGTCAGCGGGCGGACGACCCGCACCGGCGGCGGTCACCGGGCCGCCGCCTCGACCAGCCGGCGAGCGGCCCGGGGGTGACCCGCCCAGTGGGTGTGCAGGTAGGAGGCGTGCACCTGGCCGGTGACGAAACCGTGGCCGGTGCCGTCCCAGTGCCAGGCGGGCCGGTCGCCGTGCCCGGGGTCGGTGACGGTGCGGTGGAACTCGTGGCCGCGTACCGGCTCACCGGCCGGGTGGACCGGGGAGTCGGTGGCGGCGACCGCCTCGCGGTAGCCGAGGGTGAGCCGGCCGGTCATCCGGGCGTGGTGGTCGAGCCGGCCGCACATCGGCACCCCGTCCAGGGAACGGCCGAGGTAGAGCAGCCCGGCGCACTCGGCGACCACCGGTCCGGCGAAGTCGGCCAGCTCGGCGCGGAGCCCGGTGTTGGCGCTCAGCGCCTCCACGTGCACCTCGGGGAAGCCGCCACCGATGACCACCGCCCGGGTGCCGGCGGGCAGGGCCGGATCCCGCAGCGGGTCGAACGGCGCCACCGTCGCCCCGGCCGCGGTGAGCAGTTCGGTGGTCTCGGCGTACGAGAAGGTGAAGGCCGCTCCGGCGGCGACCGCGACGACCGGACGGTCCCCGCCGGTCGGGCCGCCGACGGCCGTCACCGGATCCCAGGCGTCCACTGTCAACGGGGGTGCGCTGCGGGCCAGGGCGAGCACCGCGTCGAGGTCGACGGTGGCCTCGACGAGCCCGGCGAGCGCCTCGACCACGGCCAGCGACTCCGGGGCCCGTTCGGCGACCGGCACCAGCCCCAGGTGCCGGGCCGGCGCGGCCACCTCGACGGCCCGGGTGACCGCCCCGAGCACCGGCACGTCCACCTCGGCCAGCGCGTCGCGCAGCAGGGTCTCGTGCCGGGGCGAGCCGACCCGGTTGAGGATCACCCCGCCGATCCGTACCGCCGGGTCGAAGGCGCGCATGCCGAGCACCAGCGCGGCGGCCGACCGCCCCTGCGCGGTGGTGTCCAGGACCAGCAGCACGGGCGCGTCGACCAGTGTGGCGACGTGGGCGGTGGAGGCGTACCCGGCCCGGCCGACCGCCCCGTCGTGCAGCCCCATCACCCCTTCGACCACCGCGACGTCGGCGGGGACGGGGACGCTCGCGCCGTGCCGCAGCAGCGGGACGACCAACTCCTCGCCGACCAGCCACGGGTCCAGGTTGCGGCCGGGACGACCGGCGGCGAGCGCGTGGTACCCGGGGTCGATGTAGTCGGGGCCGACCTTGTGCGGGCTGACCGCGAGACCCCGACGGCGCAGCGCGGCGAGCAGACCGGTGGTCACCGTGGTCTTGCCGTGCCCACTGGCCGGGGCGGCGACCACCAGCCGCGGCAGTGCCGTCACCACTCGATGCCCTTCTGGCCCTTCTGGCCGGCGTCCATCGGGTGCTTGACCTTGGTCAGCTCGGCGACCAGGTCGGCCGCCCCG
Above is a window of Micromonospora rifamycinica DNA encoding:
- the cobM gene encoding precorrin-4 C(11)-methyltransferase, translating into MTPTGKVWFVGAGPGAADLLTLRAARVIAAADVVVWAASLVHADVLAHARPDAEIVDSSQLPIEGVLPLYRRAAADRLTVARIHSGDPALWGAVQEQLDLCLALDLAVEIVPGVSSFTAVAAIVGRELTIPEVAQSVILTRLEGGKTPMPAGERVRDFARHGTTMALFLSAARAGQAQTELLAGGYPADTPVVVAYQATWPDELVVRCALGDLAATVKEHRLWKHTLFLVGPALAASGTRSHLYHPGHFHTFRRAEPTARAELRRSRAAAEDAAP
- the cobI gene encoding precorrin-2 C(20)-methyltransferase; translated protein: MGSAPPPATLTGVGVGPGDPELLTLRAVRVLAEADLVVVPVLDRLAADPATPPGRAETTVRAHVPADRLRRLPFALDDRGGVTARREAAWDAAARAVVDAIDAGARSVAFATIGDPNVYSTFTYLADGVRALQPAVRVRTVPGVTAMQELAARSGVPLCQGREPLTLLPATAGPELVTDALAGPGTVVVYKGWRRHRELVDELRRHDRLDDAVLGRGLGLPDEWVGPVGPADGDLPYLSTLLVPARRDGRGGKL
- a CDS encoding cobyrinate a,c-diamide synthase, with product MTALPRLVVAAPASGHGKTTVTTGLLAALRRRGLAVSPHKVGPDYIDPGYHALAAGRPGRNLDPWLVGEELVVPLLRHGASVPVPADVAVVEGVMGLHDGAVGRAGYASTAHVATLVDAPVLLVLDTTAQGRSAAALVLGMRAFDPAVRIGGVILNRVGSPRHETLLRDALAEVDVPVLGAVTRAVEVAAPARHLGLVPVAERAPESLAVVEALAGLVEATVDLDAVLALARSAPPLTVDAWDPVTAVGGPTGGDRPVVAVAAGAAFTFSYAETTELLTAAGATVAPFDPLRDPALPAGTRAVVIGGGFPEVHVEALSANTGLRAELADFAGPVVAECAGLLYLGRSLDGVPMCGRLDHHARMTGRLTLGYREAVAATDSPVHPAGEPVRGHEFHRTVTDPGHGDRPAWHWDGTGHGFVTGQVHASYLHTHWAGHPRAARRLVEAAAR